The following are encoded together in the Rhodobacter sp. genome:
- a CDS encoding TVP38/TMEM64 family protein yields the protein MTLRRWLPLIVIALGAALGFVLLRDRVGFDVLRDNQLALLAYRADHPVLMPVLFVGAYALFVAFSLPGAIWFTLAGGFLFGVIPGVLYNVGAATIGALALFLAVRTGLGEGLRARIDASDGAVRRLTDGLRANEVPVLLSMRLIPVVPFFIANLIPAFLGVGAARFAWTTALGIVPGGLVYTWVGAGTGAVFARGEAPDLGIIFEPFVLGPILGLAALSLLPVYLKSRRR from the coding sequence ATGACCCTGCGCCGCTGGTTGCCGCTGATCGTCATCGCCCTGGGGGCGGCCCTGGGCTTCGTGTTGCTTCGCGACCGCGTCGGCTTTGACGTGCTGCGCGACAACCAGTTGGCGCTGCTGGCCTATCGGGCAGATCATCCCGTGCTGATGCCGGTGCTTTTCGTCGGAGCCTACGCCCTGTTCGTGGCCTTTTCGCTGCCCGGGGCCATCTGGTTCACGCTGGCCGGCGGCTTTCTGTTCGGGGTGATTCCCGGCGTGCTCTACAATGTCGGTGCGGCGACGATCGGGGCGCTGGCGCTGTTTCTGGCGGTGCGCACCGGCCTGGGCGAGGGGTTGCGGGCGCGCATCGACGCCTCGGACGGGGCCGTCCGGCGGCTGACGGACGGCCTGCGCGCCAACGAGGTGCCGGTGCTGTTGTCGATGCGGCTGATCCCGGTGGTGCCGTTCTTCATCGCCAACCTGATCCCCGCGTTCCTGGGGGTCGGCGCGGCGCGCTTTGCCTGGACGACCGCGCTGGGCATCGTGCCGGGGGGGCTGGTCTATACCTGGGTCGGCGCCGGGACGGGCGCGGTGTTCGCGCGGGGCGAGGCCCCCGACCTGGGCATCATCTTCGAGCCCTTCGTGCTGGGGCCGATCCTGGGGCTGGCGGCGTTGTCGCTGCTGCCCGTCTATCTGAAAAGCCGGAGGCGCTGA